A window of the Citrus sinensis cultivar Valencia sweet orange chromosome 9, DVS_A1.0, whole genome shotgun sequence genome harbors these coding sequences:
- the LOC102608567 gene encoding uncharacterized protein LOC102608567 isoform X1: protein MDQSNELTTETETENAKLQFKADTDICQQIMDRYATSAAPQHRHLVATAAAMRSILTSESLPLIASAYFAAAISSLESATLDSTEVSALLTFLSIAVALVPEQGIAESKASEAVELLVGVLERDGSLGVATVKCVVKCLGVLLVSFCDLEDWGSVKLGFETLLKFSIDKRPKVRRCAQDCLEKVLKSFQSSTVIKAASKLINSLFEKYIPLAITLCTSGTVDGSKDEMLLKPDHLEVLYMLNVVNLIVPRLSVKVRLKILSELCKLMTSEFSPLTRHIFKGIEAFVETSRVEVVIPEMENIIVSLASYVSLKKRNPVDTVMTATILLKSCMEKLLNGETRSLWTKNVPLVFGALAGLLTSEASITLQASAFVKELISQLADVKTYEILSFEDGDPENDEARAIKSICAIFEDAIGFESIPNEHILAVISLLFLKLGEISYIFMKRIVLKLADLLTLASVDMATANHLQHCIGSAVIAMGPERILTLLPISLNADDFTCSNVWLVPILKNHVIGASLGYYMEHIVPLAKTFQRASRKVKKSITGQDLQAHAQELWGLLPAFCRYPTDTCQNFGPLAKLLITLIKKDPSMYETIAVALQVLVNQNRNALTSRDNLDESIINEAKDTVLGIRSVSSYTKKAATKNIRVLALCSNDMLKALADLFIDSQHEKCSYLKDAIGCLASITDSSITQTIFSSLLKRFHIINGEGEFEMLGSHIDNLTDEEHGNPSASEIRIQRSVIMEIASSLVGGAKGDLMDLIYNFIRHTLEASDEFGHHGAYHTLSKILKEHAWFCSSRYEELIDLLLGVKSPLDVASLRSRFACLHILLVHTLKMSLEEENTKAFLILNEIIVTLKDAKEGPRKAAYDVLLLISSSLRDSSCVNPDAPFYKLVNMILGYLSGLSPHIKSGAVSALSMLVYQDPNICISKPDLVHSLLSLLKGKAAEVIKAVLGFVKVMVSSLLAKDMQNLLVDVISEVLPWSTVSRNHFRSKVTVILEIMIRKCGFAAVQSVTPDKYRRFLKTVLENRQNKSGPKEVGTGTETVTSDSPAKWPHRKKRKEMDALSEVNGSTEHKKRKREKKNNYRSSKPHKATGTGGLKLGNSAGDYNHEKIMICQLKRSGKTNRSFNEGPKPRRKRKMDQKTKGRNDGTAVYTPASASKFNKHKKFGRK from the exons ATGGACCAATCCAATGAGCTCACCACGGAAACAGAAACCGAAAATGCAAAACTCCAATTCAAAGCCGACACAGACATCTGCCAACAAATCATGGACCGTTACGCCACCTCCGCCGCTCCCCAGCACCGCCACCTCGTCGCAACCGCCGCCGCCATGCGCTCCATCCTTACTTCCGAGTCCTTGCCTCTGATTGCCTCCGCCTATTTCGCCGCTGCGATTTCTTCCTTGGAATCCGCAACCCTCGACTCTACTGAGGTTTCTGCTCTCTTGACGTTTTTGTCGATCGCGGTGGCCCTGGTTCCGGAGCAGGGAATTGCTGAATCAAAGGCAAGCGAGGCGGTGGAATTGTTGGTGGGGGTTTTAGAGAGAGATGGGTCGCTGGGAGTGGCGACCGTTAAGTGCGTGGTCAAGTGTTTGGGAGTTTTGTTGGTTAGTTTTTGTGATTTGGAGGATTGGGGCTCGGTTAAATTGGGGTTCGAGACCTTGCTTAAGTTCTCTATTGATAAGCGTCCCAag GTCAGAAGATGTGCTCAAGATTGTTTAGAAAAAGTTCTCAAGTCTTTTCAGTCTTCAACTGTGATCAAGGCCGCAAGCAAACTGATAAATTCCTTGTTTGAAAAGTACATTCCTCTGGCAATCACATTATGTACCTCAGGAACTGTAGATGGATCAAAGGATGAAATGTTGTTGAAACCTGATCATCTGGAGGTTCTCTACATGTTAAATGTAGTTAATCTTATTGTTCCTCGGCTCTCTGTCAAAGTCCGTTTGAAGATTTTATCAGAGCTTTGCAAACTTATGACTTCTGAGTTCTCACCACTTACAAGGCACATTTTTAAAGGCATTGAAGCTTTTGTTGAAACATCAAGGGTTGAAGTTGTTATTCCAGAGATGGAGAACATTATAGTTTCTCTTGCTTCATATGTATCTTTAAAAAAGAGGAACCCTGTGGACACTGTCATGACTGCAACAATATTGTTAAAAAGCTGTATGGAGAAGCTTCTGAATGGGGAAACAAGATCATTGTGGACTAAGAATGTTCCTCTAGTTTTTGGTGCTCTAGCAG GTCTTTTGACTTCTGAGGCTAGCATCACATTACAGGCTTCAGCTTTTGTGAAGGAGTTGATCAGCCAACTTGCAGATGTAAAAACTTATGAAATTCTATCATTTGAAGATGGAGATCCAGAGAATGATGAAGCTAGAGCAATTAAATCTATATGTGCTATCTTTGAGGATGCCATTGGTTTTGAGAGTATTCCAAACGAGCATATTTTGGCCGTCATATCACTTTTGTTTCTCAAACTTG GAGAgatatcatatatatttatgaaaagAATTGTGCTTAAACTTGCGGACTTGCTGACTCTTGCTAGTGTGGACATGGCTACCGCAAACCAT CTTCAGCATTGTATTGGATCTGCAGTAATTGCTATGGGACCAGAGAGGATACTCACCCTTTTACCTATCTCCCTTAATGCTGATGATTTCACTTGTTCAAACGTTTGGTTGGTTcctatattaaaaaatcatgttATTGGAGCATCACTAGGGTATTATATGGAGCATATTGTACCTCTTGCAAAAACTTTTCAGCGGGCAAGTCGTAAAG ttAAGAAATCGATAACTGGTCAAGATCTACAGGCTCATGCTCAGGAACTGTGGGGTTTACTACCTGCCTTTTGTCGCTATCCTACTGATACTTGCCAAAATTTTGGGCCTTTGGCTAAACTCTTAATTACTCTTATTAAGAAGGACCCATCCATGTATGAAACTATTGCTGTTGCCTTacag GTTCTTGTTAATCAAAACAGAAATGCTCTTACCTCAAGAGACAATCTTGATGAGTCAATTATTAACGAAGCCAAGGATACTGTGCTTGGGATCAGAAGTGTATCTTCATATACGAAAAAAGCAGCGACTAAAAACATTAGGGTGCTGGCGCTATGTTCGAATGATATGCTTAAGGCTCTGGCAGACTTATTTATTGATTCACAACATGAGAAGTGCTCATATTTAAAG GATGCAATTGGTTGCTTGGCTTCTATAACTGATTCTTCCATAACCCAaaccattttttcttcattgctAAAGAGGtttcatattataaatggTGAAGGTGAATTTGAGATGCTGGGAAGTCATATTGATAATCTAACTGATGAAGAACATGGCAATCCAAGTGCTTCAGAAATACGCATACAGAG GTCTGTGATAATGGAGATAGCATCTTCTCTTGTTGGAGGAGCCAAGGGTGATCTGATGGATTTAATCTATAACTTCATTAGGCACACTTTGGAG GCAAGTGATGAGTTTGGCCATCATGGAGCATACCACACACTGAGCAAAATCTTAAAG GAACATGCTTGGTTTTGTTCTTCCAGATATGAGGAACTGATTGACTTATTACTTGGTGTGAAATCTCCTTTGGATGTTGCTTCCCTTAGAAGTCGTTTTGCATGTCTCCACATTCTTCTGGTTCACACATTGAAG ATGAGCTTGGAGGAAGAGAATACAAAGGCTTTTCTTATCCTCAATGAGATCATAGTCACATTAAAAGAT GCAAAGGAAGGACCTAGGAAAGCAGCCTATGATGTTCTGCTCTTGATAAGCTCCAGCTTGAGAGACTCATCATGTGTCAATCCTGATGCACCGTTTTACAAACTGGTTAATATG ATCTTGGGTTATCTATCTGGCTTATCTCCTCACATAAAGAGTGGAGCAGTATCTGCATTATCTATGCTGGTTTATCAGGATCCTAACATTTGTATCTCAAAGCCAGATCTTGTTCACTCTCTTCTATCTTTGCTAAAAGGCAAAGCTGCAGAAGTTATAAAA GCTGTTTTAGGTTTTGTGAAAGTAATGGTCTCTTCCTTGCTAGCAAAAGACATGCAGAATCTTCTTGTTGATGTCATTAGTGAAGTTCTCCCATGGTCAACGGTCTCTAGAAATCATTTTAGATCAAAG GTCACAGTCATTCTGGAGATTATGATACGGAAGTGTGGTTTTGCTGCAGTTCAATCAGTTACTCCAGACAAATATAGGAGATTTTTGAAGACTGTTCTGGag AACCGTCAGAATAAATCAGGTCCTAAGGAAGTTGGCACTGGTACAGAGACAGTGACCTCAGATTCACCTGCAAAATG GCCTCATAGGAAGAAACGCAAGGAAATGGATGCATTATCTGAGGTAAATGGTTCAACAGAAcataaaaagagaaagagagagaagaaaaacaattatcGCTCAAGCAAACCTCATAAAGCCACAGGCACTGGTGGTTTGAAATTGGGAAATAGTGCTGGGGATTATAACCATGAAAAGATAATGATAtgtcaattaaaaagaagTGGGAAAACCAACAGGAGTTTCAATGAAGGGCCCAAACCaaggagaaagagaaagatggaCCAGAAAACAAAGGGCAGAAACGATGGAACAGCAGTTTATACACCCGCTTCTGCTTCCAAATTTAACAAACACAAGAAATTTGGGAGAAAATGA
- the LOC102608567 gene encoding uncharacterized protein LOC102608567 isoform X3: protein MDQSNELTTETETENAKLQFKADTDICQQIMDRYATSAAPQHRHLVATAAAMRSILTSESLPLIASAYFAAAISSLESATLDSTEVSALLTFLSIAVALVPEQGIAESKASEAVELLVGVLERDGSLGVATVKCVVKCLGVLLVSFCDLEDWGSVKLGFETLLKFSIDKRPKVRRCAQDCLEKVLKSFQSSTVIKAASKLINSLFEKYIPLAITLCTSGTVDGSKDEMLLKPDHLEVLYMLNVVNLIVPRLSVKVRLKILSELCKLMTSEFSPLTRHIFKGIEAFVETSRVEVVIPEMENIIVSLASYVSLKKRNPVDTVMTATILLKSCMEKLLNGETRSLWTKNVPLVFGALAGLLTSEASITLQASAFVKELISQLADVKTYEILSFEDGDPENDEARAIKSICAIFEDAIGFESIPNEHILAVISLLFLKLGEISYIFMKRIVLKLADLLTLASVDMATANHLQHCIGSAVIAMGPERILTLLPISLNADDFTCSNVWLVPILKNHVIGASLGYYMEHIVPLAKTFQRASRKVKKSITGQDLQAHAQELWGLLPAFCRYPTDTCQNFGPLAKLLITLIKKDPSMYETIAVALQVLVNQNRNALTSRDNLDESIINEAKDTVLGIRSVSSYTKKAATKNIRVLALCSNDMLKALADLFIDSQHEKCSYLKDAIGCLASITDSSITQTIFSSLLKRFHIINGEGEFEMLGSHIDNLTDEEHGNPSASEIRIQRSVIMEIASSLVGGAKGDLMDLIYNFIRHTLEASDEFGHHGAYHTLSKILKEHAWFCSSRYEELIDLLLGVKSPLDVASLRSRFACLHILLVHTLKMSLEEENTKAFLILNEIIVTLKDAKEGPRKAAYDVLLLISSSLRDSSCVNPDAPFYKLVNMILGYLSGLSPHIKSGAVSALSMLVYQDPNICISKPDLVHSLLSLLKGKAAEVIKVL from the exons ATGGACCAATCCAATGAGCTCACCACGGAAACAGAAACCGAAAATGCAAAACTCCAATTCAAAGCCGACACAGACATCTGCCAACAAATCATGGACCGTTACGCCACCTCCGCCGCTCCCCAGCACCGCCACCTCGTCGCAACCGCCGCCGCCATGCGCTCCATCCTTACTTCCGAGTCCTTGCCTCTGATTGCCTCCGCCTATTTCGCCGCTGCGATTTCTTCCTTGGAATCCGCAACCCTCGACTCTACTGAGGTTTCTGCTCTCTTGACGTTTTTGTCGATCGCGGTGGCCCTGGTTCCGGAGCAGGGAATTGCTGAATCAAAGGCAAGCGAGGCGGTGGAATTGTTGGTGGGGGTTTTAGAGAGAGATGGGTCGCTGGGAGTGGCGACCGTTAAGTGCGTGGTCAAGTGTTTGGGAGTTTTGTTGGTTAGTTTTTGTGATTTGGAGGATTGGGGCTCGGTTAAATTGGGGTTCGAGACCTTGCTTAAGTTCTCTATTGATAAGCGTCCCAag GTCAGAAGATGTGCTCAAGATTGTTTAGAAAAAGTTCTCAAGTCTTTTCAGTCTTCAACTGTGATCAAGGCCGCAAGCAAACTGATAAATTCCTTGTTTGAAAAGTACATTCCTCTGGCAATCACATTATGTACCTCAGGAACTGTAGATGGATCAAAGGATGAAATGTTGTTGAAACCTGATCATCTGGAGGTTCTCTACATGTTAAATGTAGTTAATCTTATTGTTCCTCGGCTCTCTGTCAAAGTCCGTTTGAAGATTTTATCAGAGCTTTGCAAACTTATGACTTCTGAGTTCTCACCACTTACAAGGCACATTTTTAAAGGCATTGAAGCTTTTGTTGAAACATCAAGGGTTGAAGTTGTTATTCCAGAGATGGAGAACATTATAGTTTCTCTTGCTTCATATGTATCTTTAAAAAAGAGGAACCCTGTGGACACTGTCATGACTGCAACAATATTGTTAAAAAGCTGTATGGAGAAGCTTCTGAATGGGGAAACAAGATCATTGTGGACTAAGAATGTTCCTCTAGTTTTTGGTGCTCTAGCAG GTCTTTTGACTTCTGAGGCTAGCATCACATTACAGGCTTCAGCTTTTGTGAAGGAGTTGATCAGCCAACTTGCAGATGTAAAAACTTATGAAATTCTATCATTTGAAGATGGAGATCCAGAGAATGATGAAGCTAGAGCAATTAAATCTATATGTGCTATCTTTGAGGATGCCATTGGTTTTGAGAGTATTCCAAACGAGCATATTTTGGCCGTCATATCACTTTTGTTTCTCAAACTTG GAGAgatatcatatatatttatgaaaagAATTGTGCTTAAACTTGCGGACTTGCTGACTCTTGCTAGTGTGGACATGGCTACCGCAAACCAT CTTCAGCATTGTATTGGATCTGCAGTAATTGCTATGGGACCAGAGAGGATACTCACCCTTTTACCTATCTCCCTTAATGCTGATGATTTCACTTGTTCAAACGTTTGGTTGGTTcctatattaaaaaatcatgttATTGGAGCATCACTAGGGTATTATATGGAGCATATTGTACCTCTTGCAAAAACTTTTCAGCGGGCAAGTCGTAAAG ttAAGAAATCGATAACTGGTCAAGATCTACAGGCTCATGCTCAGGAACTGTGGGGTTTACTACCTGCCTTTTGTCGCTATCCTACTGATACTTGCCAAAATTTTGGGCCTTTGGCTAAACTCTTAATTACTCTTATTAAGAAGGACCCATCCATGTATGAAACTATTGCTGTTGCCTTacag GTTCTTGTTAATCAAAACAGAAATGCTCTTACCTCAAGAGACAATCTTGATGAGTCAATTATTAACGAAGCCAAGGATACTGTGCTTGGGATCAGAAGTGTATCTTCATATACGAAAAAAGCAGCGACTAAAAACATTAGGGTGCTGGCGCTATGTTCGAATGATATGCTTAAGGCTCTGGCAGACTTATTTATTGATTCACAACATGAGAAGTGCTCATATTTAAAG GATGCAATTGGTTGCTTGGCTTCTATAACTGATTCTTCCATAACCCAaaccattttttcttcattgctAAAGAGGtttcatattataaatggTGAAGGTGAATTTGAGATGCTGGGAAGTCATATTGATAATCTAACTGATGAAGAACATGGCAATCCAAGTGCTTCAGAAATACGCATACAGAG GTCTGTGATAATGGAGATAGCATCTTCTCTTGTTGGAGGAGCCAAGGGTGATCTGATGGATTTAATCTATAACTTCATTAGGCACACTTTGGAG GCAAGTGATGAGTTTGGCCATCATGGAGCATACCACACACTGAGCAAAATCTTAAAG GAACATGCTTGGTTTTGTTCTTCCAGATATGAGGAACTGATTGACTTATTACTTGGTGTGAAATCTCCTTTGGATGTTGCTTCCCTTAGAAGTCGTTTTGCATGTCTCCACATTCTTCTGGTTCACACATTGAAG ATGAGCTTGGAGGAAGAGAATACAAAGGCTTTTCTTATCCTCAATGAGATCATAGTCACATTAAAAGAT GCAAAGGAAGGACCTAGGAAAGCAGCCTATGATGTTCTGCTCTTGATAAGCTCCAGCTTGAGAGACTCATCATGTGTCAATCCTGATGCACCGTTTTACAAACTGGTTAATATG ATCTTGGGTTATCTATCTGGCTTATCTCCTCACATAAAGAGTGGAGCAGTATCTGCATTATCTATGCTGGTTTATCAGGATCCTAACATTTGTATCTCAAAGCCAGATCTTGTTCACTCTCTTCTATCTTTGCTAAAAGGCAAAGCTGCAGAAGTTATAAAA GTTTTGTGA
- the LOC102608567 gene encoding uncharacterized protein LOC102608567 isoform X2, which yields MDQSNELTTETETENAKLQFKADTDICQQIMDRYATSAAPQHRHLVATAAAMRSILTSESLPLIASAYFAAAISSLESATLDSTEVSALLTFLSIAVALVPEQGIAESKASEAVELLVGVLERDGSLGVATVKCVVKCLGVLLVSFCDLEDWGSVKLGFETLLKFSIDKRPKVRRCAQDCLEKVLKSFQSSTVIKAASKLINSLFEKYIPLAITLCTSGTVDGSKDEMLLKPDHLEVLYMLNVVNLIVPRLSVKVRLKILSELCKLMTSEFSPLTRHIFKGIEAFVETSRVEVVIPEMENIIVSLASYVSLKKRNPVDTVMTATILLKSCMEKLLNGETRSLWTKNVPLVFGALAGLLTSEASITLQASAFVKELISQLADVKTYEILSFEDGDPENDEARAIKSICAIFEDAIGFESIPNEHILAVISLLFLKLGEISYIFMKRIVLKLADLLTLASVDMATANHLQHCIGSAVIAMGPERILTLLPISLNADDFTCSNVWLVPILKNHVIGASLGYYMEHIVPLAKTFQRASRKVKKSITGQDLQAHAQELWGLLPAFCRYPTDTCQNFGPLAKLLITLIKKDPSMYETIAVALQVLVNQNRNALTSRDNLDESIINEAKDTVLGIRSVSSYTKKAATKNIRVLALCSNDMLKALADLFIDSQHEKCSYLKDAIGCLASITDSSITQTIFSSLLKRFHIINGEGEFEMLGSHIDNLTDEEHGNPSASEIRIQRSVIMEIASSLVGGAKGDLMDLIYNFIRHTLEASDEFGHHGAYHTLSKILKEHAWFCSSRYEELIDLLLGVKSPLDVASLRSRFACLHILLVHTLKMSLEEENTKAFLILNEIIVTLKDAKEGPRKAAYDVLLLISSSLRDSSCVNPDAPFYKLVNMILGYLSGLSPHIKSGAVSALSMLVYQDPNICISKPDLVHSLLSLLKGKAAEVIKAVLGFVKVMVSSLLAKDMQNLLVDVISEVLPWSTVSRNHFRSKVTVILEIMIRKCGFAAVQSVTPDKYRRFLKTVLEWTKYFFETSHFIFCIKLHL from the exons ATGGACCAATCCAATGAGCTCACCACGGAAACAGAAACCGAAAATGCAAAACTCCAATTCAAAGCCGACACAGACATCTGCCAACAAATCATGGACCGTTACGCCACCTCCGCCGCTCCCCAGCACCGCCACCTCGTCGCAACCGCCGCCGCCATGCGCTCCATCCTTACTTCCGAGTCCTTGCCTCTGATTGCCTCCGCCTATTTCGCCGCTGCGATTTCTTCCTTGGAATCCGCAACCCTCGACTCTACTGAGGTTTCTGCTCTCTTGACGTTTTTGTCGATCGCGGTGGCCCTGGTTCCGGAGCAGGGAATTGCTGAATCAAAGGCAAGCGAGGCGGTGGAATTGTTGGTGGGGGTTTTAGAGAGAGATGGGTCGCTGGGAGTGGCGACCGTTAAGTGCGTGGTCAAGTGTTTGGGAGTTTTGTTGGTTAGTTTTTGTGATTTGGAGGATTGGGGCTCGGTTAAATTGGGGTTCGAGACCTTGCTTAAGTTCTCTATTGATAAGCGTCCCAag GTCAGAAGATGTGCTCAAGATTGTTTAGAAAAAGTTCTCAAGTCTTTTCAGTCTTCAACTGTGATCAAGGCCGCAAGCAAACTGATAAATTCCTTGTTTGAAAAGTACATTCCTCTGGCAATCACATTATGTACCTCAGGAACTGTAGATGGATCAAAGGATGAAATGTTGTTGAAACCTGATCATCTGGAGGTTCTCTACATGTTAAATGTAGTTAATCTTATTGTTCCTCGGCTCTCTGTCAAAGTCCGTTTGAAGATTTTATCAGAGCTTTGCAAACTTATGACTTCTGAGTTCTCACCACTTACAAGGCACATTTTTAAAGGCATTGAAGCTTTTGTTGAAACATCAAGGGTTGAAGTTGTTATTCCAGAGATGGAGAACATTATAGTTTCTCTTGCTTCATATGTATCTTTAAAAAAGAGGAACCCTGTGGACACTGTCATGACTGCAACAATATTGTTAAAAAGCTGTATGGAGAAGCTTCTGAATGGGGAAACAAGATCATTGTGGACTAAGAATGTTCCTCTAGTTTTTGGTGCTCTAGCAG GTCTTTTGACTTCTGAGGCTAGCATCACATTACAGGCTTCAGCTTTTGTGAAGGAGTTGATCAGCCAACTTGCAGATGTAAAAACTTATGAAATTCTATCATTTGAAGATGGAGATCCAGAGAATGATGAAGCTAGAGCAATTAAATCTATATGTGCTATCTTTGAGGATGCCATTGGTTTTGAGAGTATTCCAAACGAGCATATTTTGGCCGTCATATCACTTTTGTTTCTCAAACTTG GAGAgatatcatatatatttatgaaaagAATTGTGCTTAAACTTGCGGACTTGCTGACTCTTGCTAGTGTGGACATGGCTACCGCAAACCAT CTTCAGCATTGTATTGGATCTGCAGTAATTGCTATGGGACCAGAGAGGATACTCACCCTTTTACCTATCTCCCTTAATGCTGATGATTTCACTTGTTCAAACGTTTGGTTGGTTcctatattaaaaaatcatgttATTGGAGCATCACTAGGGTATTATATGGAGCATATTGTACCTCTTGCAAAAACTTTTCAGCGGGCAAGTCGTAAAG ttAAGAAATCGATAACTGGTCAAGATCTACAGGCTCATGCTCAGGAACTGTGGGGTTTACTACCTGCCTTTTGTCGCTATCCTACTGATACTTGCCAAAATTTTGGGCCTTTGGCTAAACTCTTAATTACTCTTATTAAGAAGGACCCATCCATGTATGAAACTATTGCTGTTGCCTTacag GTTCTTGTTAATCAAAACAGAAATGCTCTTACCTCAAGAGACAATCTTGATGAGTCAATTATTAACGAAGCCAAGGATACTGTGCTTGGGATCAGAAGTGTATCTTCATATACGAAAAAAGCAGCGACTAAAAACATTAGGGTGCTGGCGCTATGTTCGAATGATATGCTTAAGGCTCTGGCAGACTTATTTATTGATTCACAACATGAGAAGTGCTCATATTTAAAG GATGCAATTGGTTGCTTGGCTTCTATAACTGATTCTTCCATAACCCAaaccattttttcttcattgctAAAGAGGtttcatattataaatggTGAAGGTGAATTTGAGATGCTGGGAAGTCATATTGATAATCTAACTGATGAAGAACATGGCAATCCAAGTGCTTCAGAAATACGCATACAGAG GTCTGTGATAATGGAGATAGCATCTTCTCTTGTTGGAGGAGCCAAGGGTGATCTGATGGATTTAATCTATAACTTCATTAGGCACACTTTGGAG GCAAGTGATGAGTTTGGCCATCATGGAGCATACCACACACTGAGCAAAATCTTAAAG GAACATGCTTGGTTTTGTTCTTCCAGATATGAGGAACTGATTGACTTATTACTTGGTGTGAAATCTCCTTTGGATGTTGCTTCCCTTAGAAGTCGTTTTGCATGTCTCCACATTCTTCTGGTTCACACATTGAAG ATGAGCTTGGAGGAAGAGAATACAAAGGCTTTTCTTATCCTCAATGAGATCATAGTCACATTAAAAGAT GCAAAGGAAGGACCTAGGAAAGCAGCCTATGATGTTCTGCTCTTGATAAGCTCCAGCTTGAGAGACTCATCATGTGTCAATCCTGATGCACCGTTTTACAAACTGGTTAATATG ATCTTGGGTTATCTATCTGGCTTATCTCCTCACATAAAGAGTGGAGCAGTATCTGCATTATCTATGCTGGTTTATCAGGATCCTAACATTTGTATCTCAAAGCCAGATCTTGTTCACTCTCTTCTATCTTTGCTAAAAGGCAAAGCTGCAGAAGTTATAAAA GCTGTTTTAGGTTTTGTGAAAGTAATGGTCTCTTCCTTGCTAGCAAAAGACATGCAGAATCTTCTTGTTGATGTCATTAGTGAAGTTCTCCCATGGTCAACGGTCTCTAGAAATCATTTTAGATCAAAG GTCACAGTCATTCTGGAGATTATGATACGGAAGTGTGGTTTTGCTGCAGTTCAATCAGTTACTCCAGACAAATATAGGAGATTTTTGAAGACTGTTCTGGag TGGACAAAATACTTTTTTGAAACAAGTCATTTCATCTTCTGCATCAAATTGCACCTGTAA